The following are from one region of the Streptomyces fradiae genome:
- a CDS encoding aldehyde dehydrogenase family protein, with protein sequence MTTHEVTERLYIGGEWVEPDGGHYPVINPATEELVGHAPEASRQQVYEAAEAARTAFEAWSRTTPEERAAILDRAAGLMARDAAAHTELARAETGATTATARGMQVAVGASRFRRYARGALEPVEQALPPQINEAGPMGKAGVFGAVAVRRPVGVVTCITSYNNPWANPAGKIAPALAMGNTVVVKPAPQDPLSVFAMVRALEEAGVPAGVVNLVTGSAPAVGEAAVDSPAVDMVSFTGSTAVGQAIGEVCGRAMKRQLMELGGKGAALVFDDADLDAAVSGIGTTFSFYSGQICTAPTRVLAQRAIHDRLVEKLAAYTGFLKVGDPAERGTVVGPVISAAHRDRIEAYVELGRKEGARVVAGGERPAGPGLDRGFYVAPTLLADCTNEMRVVREEIFGPVVVVVPFDDEEEGIALANDSDYGLIDYVWSGDVARAFRVAARLRAGGVGVNTIGRNMEAPFGGFKKSGVGRDVGSYALHAYSELQAVVWPG encoded by the coding sequence ATGACGACGCACGAGGTCACCGAGAGGCTGTACATCGGCGGGGAGTGGGTCGAGCCCGACGGCGGGCACTACCCGGTGATCAACCCCGCCACCGAGGAGCTCGTGGGGCATGCGCCGGAGGCGAGTCGACAGCAGGTGTACGAGGCCGCCGAGGCCGCCCGTACCGCCTTCGAGGCCTGGTCCCGTACGACCCCCGAGGAGCGGGCCGCGATCCTCGACCGGGCCGCCGGCCTGATGGCCCGGGACGCCGCCGCGCACACCGAGCTTGCCCGCGCCGAGACCGGCGCCACCACGGCCACGGCCCGCGGGATGCAGGTCGCGGTCGGCGCCTCGCGCTTCCGGCGGTACGCGCGGGGCGCCCTGGAGCCGGTCGAGCAGGCGCTGCCGCCGCAGATCAACGAGGCCGGGCCGATGGGGAAAGCGGGCGTCTTCGGGGCGGTGGCGGTACGGCGCCCGGTGGGCGTGGTCACCTGCATCACCTCGTACAACAACCCCTGGGCCAACCCGGCCGGCAAGATCGCCCCGGCGCTCGCCATGGGCAACACGGTCGTGGTGAAGCCCGCCCCGCAGGACCCGCTGTCCGTCTTCGCGATGGTGCGGGCCCTGGAGGAGGCGGGGGTGCCGGCCGGCGTGGTCAACCTGGTCACCGGCTCGGCGCCGGCCGTGGGCGAAGCGGCCGTGGACTCCCCGGCCGTCGACATGGTCTCCTTCACCGGCTCCACGGCCGTCGGGCAGGCCATCGGCGAGGTCTGCGGCCGGGCGATGAAGCGGCAGCTGATGGAGCTCGGCGGCAAGGGTGCGGCCCTCGTCTTCGACGACGCCGACCTGGACGCCGCCGTCAGCGGCATCGGGACCACCTTCTCCTTCTACAGCGGCCAGATCTGCACGGCCCCGACCCGGGTGCTCGCCCAGCGCGCGATCCACGACCGGCTGGTCGAGAAGCTGGCCGCGTACACCGGCTTCCTGAAGGTCGGCGACCCGGCGGAGCGGGGCACGGTGGTCGGCCCGGTGATCTCGGCGGCCCACCGCGACCGGATCGAGGCGTACGTGGAGCTCGGCCGGAAGGAGGGCGCGCGGGTCGTCGCGGGCGGCGAGCGCCCGGCAGGCCCCGGCCTCGACCGGGGCTTCTACGTGGCGCCGACGCTGCTCGCCGACTGCACCAACGAGATGCGGGTGGTGCGGGAGGAGATCTTCGGCCCGGTGGTCGTCGTGGTCCCCTTCGACGACGAGGAGGAGGGCATCGCACTCGCGAACGACAGCGACTACGGACTGATCGACTACGTGTGGTCCGGCGATGTGGCCCGCGCCTTCCGGGTCGCGGCCCGGCTGCGGGCCGGCGGCGTCGGCGTGAACACCATCGGCCGGAACATGGAGGCGCCGTTCGGCGGCTTCAAGAAGAGCGGGGTGGGGCGGGACGTCGGCTCGTACGCGCTGCACGCGTACAGCGAGCTGCAGGCGGTCGTCTGGCCGGGGTGA
- a CDS encoding amidohydrolase family protein, producing MLDHLIKGATVVDGTGAPARTADVGIRDGRIVFPEPGEAATTTEDATGLVLAPGFVDPHTHYDAQLFWDPYATPSMNHGVTTVAGGNCGFTLAPLHPDRPEDADYTRRMMSKVEGMALKALEEGVDWGWSSFAEYLDALEGRIAVNAGFMVGHCALRRYVMGADAVGGQPTPEQLARMTALLKGAMEAGAWGLSTTQSSTHSDGDGAPVASRHARPEELIALSKAVGEHEGTQLEAIVAGCLDQFSDAEIELFVEMSAVAGRPLNWNVLTIDATVPERVPRQLLASEQARKSGGRIVALTMPILTPMNMSLGTFCALNLIPGWGEILALPVPERIATLRDPAVRAEMLRRADSREAGVFRRLAHFGRYVIGDTYSRENEGLTGRVVKDIAAERGQDPFQCLVEICANDDLKTVLWPMPTDNDPASWALRAETWQHEDVMLGGSDAGAHLDRMCGAPYTTRFLGDCLRGRKLVPLEQAVRMLSDDPARLFGLRERGRIAEGYHADLVLFDPERIDAGPATLVHDLPGASPRLDSRAVGIVSVRVNGVETIRDDEVTGAIPGRVLRSGRDTRTVSTR from the coding sequence ATGCTCGATCACCTCATCAAGGGCGCCACCGTCGTGGACGGCACCGGCGCCCCCGCCCGTACCGCCGACGTCGGCATACGCGACGGCCGGATCGTCTTCCCCGAGCCCGGGGAGGCGGCGACCACCACCGAGGACGCCACCGGCCTCGTCCTCGCCCCCGGCTTCGTCGACCCGCACACCCACTACGACGCCCAGCTGTTCTGGGACCCGTACGCCACCCCGTCCATGAACCACGGCGTCACCACCGTCGCCGGCGGCAACTGCGGCTTCACCCTCGCCCCGCTCCACCCGGACCGGCCCGAGGACGCCGACTACACGCGCCGGATGATGTCGAAGGTCGAGGGGATGGCGCTGAAGGCCCTGGAGGAGGGCGTCGACTGGGGGTGGTCGTCGTTCGCGGAGTACCTGGACGCCCTGGAGGGGCGGATCGCGGTCAACGCCGGGTTCATGGTCGGGCACTGCGCCCTGCGCCGGTACGTGATGGGCGCCGACGCGGTCGGCGGGCAGCCCACGCCCGAGCAGCTCGCGCGGATGACGGCCCTGCTCAAGGGGGCGATGGAGGCCGGGGCCTGGGGGCTGTCCACCACCCAGTCGTCGACGCACTCGGACGGCGACGGCGCCCCCGTCGCCTCCCGGCACGCCCGCCCGGAGGAGCTGATCGCCCTGTCGAAGGCGGTCGGCGAACACGAGGGCACCCAGCTCGAAGCCATCGTCGCCGGCTGCCTCGACCAGTTCTCCGACGCCGAGATCGAGCTGTTCGTCGAGATGAGCGCCGTCGCCGGCCGGCCCCTCAACTGGAACGTCCTCACCATCGACGCCACCGTCCCCGAACGCGTCCCGCGCCAGCTCCTCGCCTCCGAGCAGGCCCGCAAGTCCGGCGGCCGGATCGTCGCCCTCACCATGCCGATCCTGACCCCCATGAACATGTCGCTCGGCACCTTCTGCGCCCTCAACCTCATCCCGGGCTGGGGGGAGATCCTCGCCCTGCCCGTCCCCGAGCGGATCGCGACGCTGCGCGACCCGGCCGTACGGGCCGAGATGCTGCGCCGCGCCGACTCCAGGGAGGCCGGCGTCTTCCGGCGGCTCGCGCACTTCGGGCGTTACGTCATCGGCGACACCTACAGCCGCGAGAACGAGGGCCTGACCGGCCGGGTCGTCAAGGACATCGCCGCCGAGCGCGGCCAGGACCCCTTCCAGTGCCTCGTCGAGATCTGCGCCAACGACGACCTCAAGACCGTCCTGTGGCCGATGCCCACCGACAACGACCCGGCCTCCTGGGCGCTGCGCGCCGAGACCTGGCAGCACGAGGACGTCATGCTGGGCGGCTCCGACGCGGGCGCGCACCTGGACCGGATGTGCGGGGCCCCGTACACCACCCGCTTCCTCGGCGACTGTCTGCGCGGCCGCAAGCTGGTGCCCCTGGAGCAGGCCGTACGGATGCTCAGCGACGACCCGGCCCGGCTCTTCGGGCTGCGCGAGCGGGGCCGGATCGCCGAGGGCTACCACGCCGACCTGGTGCTCTTCGACCCCGAGCGGATCGACGCGGGACCGGCGACCCTCGTGCACGACCTGCCCGGCGCCAGCCCGCGCCTGGACTCGCGGGCGGTCGGCATCGTGTCCGTACGGGTCAACGGCGTCGAGACGATCCGCGACGACGAGGTCACGGGCGCGATCCCGGGGCGCGTGCTGCGCTCGGGCCGCGACACGAGGACGGTGAGCACCCGATGA
- a CDS encoding LLM class flavin-dependent oxidoreductase, translating to MEFGIFVQGYVGKRAETDPEAEHKALMEETEYVIQADKSNFKYAWASEHHFLEEYSHLSANDVYLGYLAHATERIHLGSGIFNPLAQVNHPVKVAEKVAMLDHLSGGRFEFGSGRGAGSHEILGFFPGITDMNHTKEIWEETIAEFPKMWLQEEYEGFQGKHWSLPPRKVLPKPYGKSHPAMWYAAGSPASYAMAGKKGLGVLGFSVQKVSDMEWVVESYKNAIKEAKAVGDFVNDNVMVTSTAICAETHDKAVEIAVGGGLNYLQSLLFRYHDTFPRPEGVPEWPELLPEYSAEIIELLIAEELMICGDPSEVLAQCKRWEQAGADQLSFGLPIGISYEDTMTTIKLIGEHVIPKIDTDPVHRTTRFRQSAGS from the coding sequence TTGGAATTCGGGATCTTCGTACAGGGATACGTCGGCAAGCGCGCCGAGACCGATCCCGAAGCCGAGCACAAGGCGCTCATGGAGGAGACCGAGTACGTCATCCAGGCCGACAAGTCGAACTTCAAGTACGCCTGGGCCTCCGAGCACCACTTCCTGGAGGAGTACTCGCACCTCTCCGCCAACGACGTCTACCTGGGCTACCTCGCCCACGCCACCGAGCGGATCCACCTCGGCTCCGGCATCTTCAACCCGCTCGCCCAGGTCAACCACCCGGTGAAGGTCGCCGAGAAGGTCGCCATGCTCGACCACCTCTCCGGCGGCCGCTTCGAGTTCGGCTCCGGCCGCGGCGCCGGCTCGCACGAGATCCTCGGCTTCTTCCCGGGCATCACGGACATGAACCACACCAAGGAGATCTGGGAAGAGACCATCGCCGAGTTCCCCAAGATGTGGCTCCAGGAGGAGTACGAGGGGTTCCAGGGCAAGCACTGGTCGCTCCCGCCGCGCAAGGTGCTGCCCAAGCCGTACGGCAAGTCCCACCCGGCCATGTGGTACGCGGCCGGCTCGCCCGCCTCGTACGCGATGGCCGGGAAGAAGGGGCTCGGGGTCCTCGGCTTCAGCGTGCAGAAGGTCTCCGACATGGAGTGGGTCGTCGAGTCCTACAAGAACGCGATCAAGGAGGCGAAGGCGGTCGGCGACTTCGTCAACGACAACGTCATGGTCACCTCGACGGCGATCTGCGCCGAGACCCACGACAAGGCCGTCGAGATCGCCGTCGGCGGCGGCCTCAACTACCTCCAGTCCCTGCTCTTCCGCTACCACGACACCTTCCCCCGGCCGGAGGGCGTCCCCGAGTGGCCCGAGCTCCTGCCCGAGTACTCCGCCGAGATCATCGAACTCCTCATCGCCGAGGAGCTGATGATCTGCGGCGACCCGTCGGAGGTCCTCGCCCAGTGCAAGCGCTGGGAACAGGCCGGCGCCGACCAGCTGTCCTTCGGCCTGCCGATCGGCATCTCCTACGAGGACACGATGACCACGATCAAGCTGATCGGCGAGCACGTGATCCCCAAGATCGACACGGACCCGGTCCACCGCACGACGCGCTTCCGGCAGTCCGCGGGGAGCTGA
- a CDS encoding SDR family NAD(P)-dependent oxidoreductase, whose amino-acid sequence MGKLDGRVVVITGAARGQGEQEARLFAAEGAKVVLGDVLDAPGEALAKELGEERAAYVHLDVTREADWAGAVAVAKDRFGRIDGLVNNAGILRFNELVSTPLEEFQALVQVNQVGCFLGIKSVAPEIGAAGGGTIVNTASYTGLTGMAGVGAYAATKHAVLGLTRVAALELAPRGIRVNAVCPGAIDTAMSNPEGVDPAATAELYRGLVPLGRIGRPEEVAALALFLTADDSSYITGQPFVIDGGWLAGVKLF is encoded by the coding sequence ATGGGCAAGCTGGACGGACGCGTCGTCGTCATCACGGGCGCGGCGCGCGGGCAGGGCGAGCAGGAGGCGCGGCTCTTCGCCGCCGAGGGCGCGAAGGTGGTGCTCGGCGACGTCCTGGACGCCCCGGGCGAGGCGCTGGCCAAGGAGCTGGGGGAGGAGCGGGCGGCGTACGTCCACCTCGACGTGACGAGGGAGGCGGACTGGGCGGGGGCCGTGGCCGTCGCGAAGGACCGCTTCGGGCGGATCGACGGCCTGGTGAACAACGCGGGCATCCTGCGCTTCAACGAGCTGGTGTCGACGCCGCTCGAGGAGTTCCAGGCGCTGGTCCAGGTCAACCAGGTGGGCTGCTTCCTCGGCATCAAGTCGGTCGCCCCGGAGATCGGTGCGGCCGGCGGCGGCACGATCGTCAACACCGCCTCGTACACGGGCCTGACGGGCATGGCGGGCGTCGGCGCCTACGCCGCCACCAAGCACGCGGTCCTCGGCCTCACCCGGGTCGCCGCCCTGGAGCTGGCGCCGCGGGGCATCCGGGTCAACGCGGTGTGCCCGGGCGCGATCGACACCGCGATGAGCAACCCGGAGGGCGTGGACCCGGCGGCGACCGCCGAGCTCTACCGCGGTCTCGTGCCGCTGGGCCGGATCGGGCGGCCGGAGGAGGTGGCGGCCCTCGCGCTCTTCCTGACGGCCGACGACTCCTCGTACATCACGGGCCAGCCGTTCGTGATCGACGGCGGCTGGCTGGCGGGCGTGAAGCTCTTCTGA
- a CDS encoding TIGR03619 family F420-dependent LLM class oxidoreductase has product MSPTVVYGIQLPVQSQSTLYAEPWEAAAGPDDLLAVARTADAHGFDYVACCDHVAIPRRLAGAMSTVWYDPVATLAYLAAATERVRLLSHVAVVGLRHPLVTAKAYATLDHLSGGRLVLGVGAGHVQEEFEAVGADFAGRGGVLDETIDALRAALGPEEYPEHAGERFAFRDLGQRPRPAQDRVPVWVGGSSPAAVRRAALKGDGWLPQGDPRDRLAGQIAKLRRLRAEAGIEAPITVGAITEALYVGEPGWDTGRRALTGKPQALAESLRAYGAMGVAQIQVRFRSRSRTELTDQMAAFATEVAPHL; this is encoded by the coding sequence ATGAGTCCCACGGTCGTCTACGGGATCCAGCTGCCCGTCCAGTCCCAGAGCACCCTCTACGCCGAACCCTGGGAGGCCGCCGCCGGCCCCGACGACCTGCTCGCCGTCGCCCGCACCGCCGACGCCCACGGCTTCGACTACGTCGCCTGCTGCGACCACGTCGCCATCCCGCGCCGGCTCGCCGGGGCGATGAGCACCGTCTGGTACGACCCGGTGGCCACCCTCGCCTACCTCGCCGCCGCCACCGAGCGGGTCCGGCTGCTCTCCCACGTCGCCGTCGTGGGCCTGCGCCACCCGCTCGTCACGGCCAAGGCGTACGCGACCCTGGACCACCTCTCCGGGGGCCGGCTCGTCCTCGGGGTCGGGGCCGGACACGTGCAGGAGGAGTTCGAGGCGGTCGGCGCGGACTTCGCCGGGCGCGGCGGGGTGCTCGACGAGACGATCGACGCGCTGCGGGCCGCGCTCGGGCCCGAGGAGTACCCCGAGCACGCGGGGGAGCGCTTCGCCTTCCGGGACCTCGGCCAACGGCCCCGGCCCGCCCAGGACCGGGTGCCCGTCTGGGTGGGCGGCTCCTCGCCGGCCGCCGTGCGCCGGGCCGCGCTCAAGGGTGACGGCTGGCTGCCGCAGGGTGATCCGCGCGACCGGCTCGCCGGGCAGATCGCGAAGCTGCGGCGGCTGCGCGCGGAGGCCGGGATCGAGGCCCCGATCACGGTCGGCGCGATCACCGAGGCGCTGTACGTCGGCGAGCCCGGCTGGGACACCGGCCGGCGCGCCCTCACCGGCAAGCCGCAGGCCCTCGCCGAGTCGCTGCGCGCGTACGGGGCGATGGGCGTGGCGCAGATCCAGGTCCGGTTCCGCTCCCGGAGCCGTACCGAACTCACCGACCAGATGGCCGCGTTCGCGACCGAGGTCGCCCCCCATCTCTAG